The genomic region TAAAACTATCAACGCATTGTCACCTCGATTAAGGAAAGAGACAGAACGGTGCTTAGCTGAGTAATGTTGCTTCTCGCTGGACCGCGATTAATGCGGAACATACCCCTGGTAGGCTGGCAGATTCAACCCCAAACCAAGAACTAGTCCCCTAATTTTTTATGAAATACACCTCGATTATGAAGATTAAACTTAGTTTCATAGATGATGATCCAGATTTCTGACTCTCCGGTCATAACCCAAATCATATTCTACATCGTAGATGTGGTAGCTTTTGGGAGAGGATCAAGTAATCGATGATTGGTTTGTTCCAAATCATACGCGATGAACATAATGCTCAGGAGTTAGGAATGGTGGCCATTTCAGCGGAGATCTTTCCAATGGAgatgaaagaagaagaagaaccaagcGGTAGCTACTGACTTTTTTAAGTTCCGTAGGATTTAAGGGAGGTTGTTGCTAAGGTTTGGTAATATCATCATATAAATAAGGACCAAAGAGCGTTTAACATCGTTTGTATTGTCtgcaattttttttatcaactTGGTCAATTATATGAATGTAACATATCGAAGTCAAACAGATACACTGTATCACATTAGGTACTTCTACATATACTACCACACCGAAATATCATAATGACTATTGAAATCGCACCAACTAATGAACAAGCTTTTCAGCAGTTCAAACCTTTAATTGAGAAATACAATGCTGAAAAGGTCGAACAAATGAAATCATATGATCCAGAGTTTTACGTGAAATGTATTTCTACTATTCCATCTGATGCTGAATTGGATTCCCAATCCATCGATCCAAGACAATATTTAGGTCAATTGTTAGATGCCTCTGAGCTGAAAATTGTCAACGACTACACAATCAACGATCTATTGTCCAAACAATTGGATGGTTCCTTGACTGCTGTCGAGATTGCCAATGCGTTTATAAAGTCAGCGATCATTGCCCAATTAACAACCAACTGTATCATGCAGTTTTTGATTCCAAACGCCCTGGACAAAGCTGCAAAGTTAGATGTCTATCTAAAGGAAAACGGCAAACTTGTTGGTCCAATGCATGGTATCCCAATCTCCTTAAAGGAGCATTTAAGTTTCAAGGGTGAGATCACTCATGCATCTTACGTTTCTCTATTGTCATCAGTTACGCCTAAACATGCTTTGACCGTTGACATTTTCGACAAGCAAGGTGCGCTATACCATGTGAGAACAGCTCAGCCTCAAACTATTATGCACCTAGACACTTGGAACATAATTACTGGAAGAACTAGAAATCCTCGTTCTACCAAATTGTCCCCTGGTGGATCCTCTGGCGGTGAATCTGCCGCTATTGGTATGCACGGCTCTGTCATTGGTATTGGTACCGATATCGGTGGTTCTATTAGGTGTCCCGCCGCATTTGCTGGTATCTGTGGTATGAGACCAACTGTTAAAAGAGTCTCGTTGTTAGACGTCACTCCAAGTTCTGGCGGTCAAGAAAGTATTGTTCCAACGATTGGCCCGTTAGCTAGATCTATTGAAGAGCTGGATTACTTTATGAAACATTACATTAATGACGGTAAGCCTTGGGAATCTGATACTACTAGTATCCCTATTCCTTGGAGAGAAGCTGAACTGCCTCAGAAGATCAAGGTCGGTGTCCTATATACTGATAACCTTGTAACGCCATACCCTGCCATCGTAAGAGGTATGAAGACTGCTGCCGAACAATTGGCAAAGCACTCTGATACGTTTGAAATTGTCGACCTGGCTCCATACTGGTTCTCTGAACAAGAAATGTTAGATATTTATACTACCAACTTGGTCCTCTATACGATTGACGGTAACAAGGGCCAATTGTCCTTGACTGAAAAGAGTGGTGAACCGATTTTACCATTAACAGAACATTATTTCAAGTTTGGTGGTGGTAAACCGTTAAGCGCTTTCGAAAACAGACAACATAACCACGTAAGAGATGTCAATCAACAgagaatctttgaagaattctttAAAAAGACCTCTTCAAGTTTGGGCTTGGATTTTATCTTGTCACCAACCAACGTCAGCCCCGCTGAAATTCCTGCTGAGAGTTTCTACTGGGGTTATACTTCTTTCTGGAACTTGTTCGATTATCCAAATGTCATCTTCCCCTCTGGCGTTAGTCATGATGTTGAATTGGATTCGCACGTTGATGAAGGTTCTCTTTTATCAAATGAGTACGAGAAAAAGGTTTGGTACAACACTAACGGATCTTTGAGGTATGATGCTTCCCAATTCATTAATGCGCCAGTTGGTCTACAATTAACTGGTAAGAGATACGACGACGAAAACGTCGTTGCTGCAGTGAAGAAAATCACCAAGGCACTTGGTGTTGGAAGACAGTGAACTCAGTTTAGTCTACTATATATGTATCTAAGTTTGCCGTCAACATGATGAGCATTCTGTAAAACATAATAAATATCCTTATAACtattattgaaattatcattttGCTTGATCTTTCGTAGTTTTGGCTTAAAGTATGTCCGTGTATTGTAATTGTTACTTAAAATAAAGAACTTATCATAAAATGTATACTAAACTGCAATTGCTTAAGCATTGACCCAGGTAAGATTTTCTCTATCAAAGAGAACATCTGACCTATCAGCTAACGGTAACTCCCATGTcttaaaaagaaatagtttCGAGTTAAATAATGGCAACATGTGGAATTTGTCTCTAATGTAGTCAAGATATGAtaatatcttcttttgattttccGTGTCTACAGTGAATATTCCGCAGACGATGACAGACCATGTAAGGAGTCCCCAAATGAAGTCTTTCTTTGGTATTTTTTCCATGTTATCAACTATCTCAGAAACTGTGTTTTGGTATGATAAAAGGTCAAATTCTTTGTATTGAATAACTTTGGAGATTAGTAGAAAGGATGTCTTGGCAACAACTTCTCCCACAAGTAAATTTGTTTTACAGTTTTGATAAACCTTCTCCTCTAGAGAAGTCTGGTCAGCACTCGGTAGTATGCTTGGCGTGTGATAGTATGCTTGTTTCTGCAACTGCATTGCTCTCTTAAACCAGATACTTTCCTTATCTAAAGGCATTGGCAATCTTGCAATATATGATGCTTTGGCCAATATCTCGAAAGCCTCCGATGCAGCTCCAAAAATCGGATTGTTCATCCATCTTACATCGCATTGGTATATGAaacatttcaaagaattccCCAGCACCTCGTACACGCTGTAGGGGTTCGGAAGCTTTGATATATCGATAGCCCATAATATAGC from Kluyveromyces lactis strain NRRL Y-1140 chromosome D complete sequence harbors:
- a CDS encoding uncharacterized protein (weakly similar to uniprot|P22580 Saccharomyces cerevisiae YDR242W AMD2 Putative amidase) codes for the protein MTIEIAPTNEQAFQQFKPLIEKYNAEKVEQMKSYDPEFYVKCISTIPSDAELDSQSIDPRQYLGQLLDASELKIVNDYTINDLLSKQLDGSLTAVEIANAFIKSAIIAQLTTNCIMQFLIPNALDKAAKLDVYLKENGKLVGPMHGIPISLKEHLSFKGEITHASYVSLLSSVTPKHALTVDIFDKQGALYHVRTAQPQTIMHLDTWNIITGRTRNPRSTKLSPGGSSGGESAAIGMHGSVIGIGTDIGGSIRCPAAFAGICGMRPTVKRVSLLDVTPSSGGQESIVPTIGPLARSIEELDYFMKHYINDGKPWESDTTSIPIPWREAELPQKIKVGVLYTDNLVTPYPAIVRGMKTAAEQLAKHSDTFEIVDLAPYWFSEQEMLDIYTTNLVLYTIDGNKGQLSLTEKSGEPILPLTEHYFKFGGGKPLSAFENRQHNHVRDVNQQRIFEEFFKKTSSSLGLDFILSPTNVSPAEIPAESFYWGYTSFWNLFDYPNVIFPSGVSHDVELDSHVDEGSLLSNEYEKKVWYNTNGSLRYDASQFINAPVGLQLTGKRYDDENVVAAVKKITKALGVGRQ